The Gossypium arboreum isolate Shixiya-1 chromosome 4, ASM2569848v2, whole genome shotgun sequence DNA segment AAATGCAGCAAAACTTCTGAGGCTAAatgtaatttttagaaaatttagggttaaaatgtaatttaaggaaagtttaggggtctaagtgaaatttaaagaaaagtttaggggtcaaaatgcaattttttttatttttttattttttttgaaattttgtaaattaaacaCGAATTCTAGTCGGACAAAAATTTAGTGCTTACATCATccttttgaaaaatataatgctTGTAAGTCATTAATTTCATCCTTTTGAAAAATATACTGCTTGTAAGTCCTAACTCTTACAATTTTTCTTTCATCATGCAAGAGAATCCTATAATCCTGGTAACAAGTTAAATGGAACCTCGAAAAGATCTTTATACTACTCTAACAATTGGTTCAATTTATCCATATATCAACTATTAACAATGGAGTGCATCAACACGAGATGTTCTTGTTCAATGTCTGACCATAACAAATTACATGGCTTCATAATATCAGCAACAGACATTGTTTGTGAAACTCTCTCAATTTTCTACCCATACATGGACTCCAAAGTTCCAAAAGAACTGCCTTGTAGATTGTAATGTTTTCTTCCAAACTAGAACTACGTAGTGAGGGCTTGGAAGTCCCAAAGTGATAAGTCCTAATGACACCATCCATCAAATGCCAAACAACATGGCATAACCATTTAGTGGTAAGATCATGAAATTGGGGTTTAAATGAAATTCATGTACTAACCACTTATCATAACTTACCTACTACAATTTGAATTTCACCATTAGCTAATATAACTTTAACACTACACAAATGATTAATTGTTAACTTAAATCTATTTGCCATAGTGTAGTTCAAGAAATTATGTGTGCTGCTAAAATCCAACAAGGTTCTTTTTCAATAATCCCTTGCTCTCTTAGTATGAAATCCATTGTACTGAGTATAACATACAATGTAATAATAGGATGTTTTCCTTCCTTATTATTCATTAATAACATCTTTAAATTGCCCTAGGAATCCAAGAATTCTTATTATTCTCCCTCTTTTATAGTCTCATCAATTAACAACCGATATAGTTACAACTTTGTACACTTGTTATCAAGTGTATATTTGGCCCAAAACAGTAGTAGAAGCCTTTCCTCTTCCTTTCTTCCATTTCAACAAGAATGAGACGTTTGTTGGAATTCTTAATGTTTGAAGTATTGAAGTTCATAGTCTTAGCTGAAGGTTTCAAAGGTTTGGTCTTAATTGTGTTTAACAAGTTGGGATTTTGTGGAATCTTAAGTGTAGGAAGTAAAGTGGTAGGTTATGTTGTCTCGTGGTGTTGGAAGAATTGTTGTAGGAACTAACATAAGAATTTATTTGAGTTGATTTAGAAGTAAATGCAAGTCTAATTGTTTTACCAAATGCAAGTCTTGGTTAAAAGATTTAGGTTGAAAAGGCGAATGGTTTGAGCTATGTCGAGTTTCATATTACTAACAAATATGCTTAGGGCATAGATCAAAGAGTTTAAGGGAGTTTAGAATTTCATCACAAGCTTCATGATATTAGTTTATAGTACGCGTATATTTCAGGGTCACTAGCTCGATCATCGGATCGTCAAATTCCCTAGTAACAAAATAGGCATAAAACAGTCCTTCATTTGTTCAATATAAGTATCCCATCTCAATTTGTCAAACCCTCCTTGAGATTTGTTCTAACTTCAACTTAGTAAATCTAACTTGGATACCTCAAGCACCTTTCTAACCTCAAATATTTGCTCTAACTTTATAAACCAACCCTTATAACCCTTATCCCCCAACTTAGGACACTCCGGTTTAAATTGCGTACACAAATCAAAGGAATAGTGAATTACCAAGGTTAATGAAGATGAAAGCCTTTCTAGTGACACTATTAGTGATGATTTACCTTCATTTTCCTCCCATTCGAGTCTCGCAAGCCCTAAAGTTTTTTGAAATCAGCTCTCAACTCACAATAAAATTCATCTAGCTCTGCCTCAGCTACAATtttgattttattatcaaatttaaaTCTATAATATTTCTCATTTCATCTTAAATAAATCATCAACCATTAATGCAAAATTAAATATGCTCTAATACCATaaacataatcaaatttaaaataattaaaaaaggaTTGAAGAAGTAAAGGGGGAAAAAAAGAATCAAGAAAGAAATTAACGAAAAAGAGAATTTGAGAGAAAAAGTAACTGACTTGAGCAACTGCCATATTTTTTAGCCTGATTTGACAGTCTTTAGAACATTGCAGAATTACCATTAATGAAATACAGTGTTTTATCAAAGTAACCAATCATATCATAACAGCAATACAACAGAATTTAACATAATTGTAAAATGGATTTTAAGCACGTTTTTTACCTTATAGTCTGTCAACCTTCGGTGGTTCCAAGTTTCAATTTAAGACAACACTGGAGAGATAACAATCTATTATATTTGTTTAgctaaaagaaagaagaaaaaaacatcATTCTTAGATTACAATATTGGAGCGTTTTAACCTCTTGCCCCTGAATGAACCGGTAAAATCTAAAGAATGTGTCTCTGTCTATATCTAAACAAGCAAATCTTCATATGCACCAAGACCTTGTTTGACCAGGCATTGCTTGAGCTTGTATAATGCTCGGCTCTCTAACTGCCGCACCCTTTCCTTTGATAATCTGAACATCTTTCCTATCTCCGACAGAGAATTCTGTTTACTTTCTTCAATACCGAATCTTAGCCTGATTATCTTCCTTTCTTTCGGACTCAGAATGCTTAGAAGGTTGCGGACATGCTGCCTCATCAGTTGCTTTGCCACACTGACATCCGGGATCTCAATACCAGTATCTGGTGTTACCTCCTGCAATCATGATGAGATAAAAAACCTAGCATGATTAGATGACCATGGTTAAAACTAAAAAACCAGTTTTTCCAAAATGAAAAAACACCCTTTTGCATGAAAATTAGACGTTGCTGCAGGGGGGGTTAAGCAAAAAAAGGGAGTTTTACCTGAAAAGTGGTATCCTGGTCCACCCACACAGGCTGTTGCATAGAAAGTGGCATCCTTGTTGAGAGCAGTAACTTATCCAACTTCTCAACTGTAATCCCGACACGTCTTGCTAATTCTTCTTTGGAAGGATAATGGTTTCCTTCTTGAATGCACGATCTCTTTGCATCCAACACTTTGCTCAATAGGCCATATACATTCTCCTGAGAATATGAAGTAGGTTTTTTGCTCGTATAATGTTGTCTCTAATATTTAACAAATTATTTGTCTCACTTAGACACACAATAAAGTTATAAGATCTCCTAAAACTTGGAGAGATATTATCTTATCCAATATTATTCTTTTAGAAAATGACCAGAAAGCAAAGGAAGAAAAACTATACACTTTTAAATATAATGCATGGCTCCGTGTCTAGGTGACTGTGTCATACATGTTAAGCAAGCATAAATTTTTTACTTACCGGCAAACGGATGGTTCTCGAATGTTGCAGTATAGACTTTGTAATTGTTTGTCTTATCCACCAGTAGGCATAGGTGCCAAATCGGCATCCAACTTGTGGTTTGAACTTCTCAACACTTTTCATAAGACCCATACTTCCCTCCTGCAGCAGATCTTGAAGGCTAAGACCACGGCCCTGATATTGTTTAGCAATGTGAACCACCATGCGCAAATTCGCATGGATCAGTTTTTCCCGGCTCCTTTTGCCTGATTGGAGTTCTGCCTGCAAGGCTGAACAACTTAGACCCATGGCTTCAGCCCATTCAACCAAGGTTGGTTCACGCCCAAACTGAGATTGCAGCTTACTCTTTACTTTCGCTAATCTCTTTAAATCCTGTAGGTGTTACAGAAACCAACTGTAAGACCTCTCAAGAACCAAACATTTCCTAATTCCCTGCTTTAAAACGAAAAGGCAGGATTGAAAAAAGACACCTGAACTTGAATAATCAAATCAGACTCTTCTTCAGCAGTCAAGAGTTGTTTTGTCTCAGGACCCCACAAGAACAACCGAAGGGGATCATTGGGATCAGAACCTTCGCTCGACTTTCTTCTTACATCCTTCCTTTGTGAACTGTATGTCTCACATATCACAACTTTAGGTTGCACCCTCCTTCGTTTAGACTGCCTCTCTAAACGTTTGGTTGACCTAACTGCAACCGCTATCTCCTCAGCGGGCAAAGTAAAGGAATCAACAGACCCCAAGCTGCAATAGCATTAGGTATCAGCAGTCAACAGATTATCTGAGAACACTTGTCCAGCTACTAAGACAAGACAGAGATTAACCTATTAGAAAGTGAATCATCAAGTTCTAATTCGAGGCCCTCAGCCAATGATGCAGCTTTTTTAGAAGCTGACAATGCTTTCTTAGCAAGGGCAACTACATTACTTGGTTCAAAAGTCATGGTCTCGGTATCAGCTGCAACAGACAGCATATTCAAGGAAGATGATGGATTTTCCCCTAATTCCAAGAGTGCCAATCTGTGATGGGGAAAAAGAAACATGAGGATGCAATTCAATGGGGAAAGATCTACACTCACAACTGTTTTAACAAACGAAGCAATAAATCAGAATTAGCTTGTTTACAATTGCCTTAAATCAGGCCA contains these protein-coding regions:
- the LOC108458016 gene encoding RNA polymerase sigma factor sigF, chloroplastic-like isoform X1, with the translated sequence MEASRNLLYSPPTISPRTQLKNSVFSPSPSSVALFHHEQAVPAATSIPITSVARHFPTSVLSQEQRDDYRPLPVLHLLKEDKAYSRETDKLQIGNGPTLQEEKASDNIGQQEFEQQLLQWPDLRQLLALLELGENPSSSLNMLSVAADTETMTFEPSNVVALAKKALSASKKAASLAEGLELELDDSLSNSLGSVDSFTLPAEEIAVAVRSTKRLERQSKRRRVQPKVVICETYSSQRKDVRRKSSEGSDPNDPLRLFLWGPETKQLLTAEEESDLIIQVQDLKRLAKVKSKLQSQFGREPTLVEWAEAMGLSCSALQAELQSGKRSREKLIHANLRMVVHIAKQYQGRGLSLQDLLQEGSMGLMKSVEKFKPQVGCRFGTYAYWWIRQTITKSILQHSRTIRLPENVYGLLSKVLDAKRSCIQEGNHYPSKEELARRVGITVEKLDKLLLSTRMPLSMQQPVWVDQDTTFQEVTPDTGIEIPDVSVAKQLMRQHVRNLLSILSPKERKIIRLRFGIEESKQNSLSEIGKMFRLSKERVRQLESRALYKLKQCLVKQGLGAYEDLLV
- the LOC108458016 gene encoding RNA polymerase sigma factor sigF, chloroplastic-like isoform X2 encodes the protein MEASRNLLYSPPTISPRTQLKNSVFSPSPSSVALFHHEQAVPAATSIPITSVARHFPTSVLSQEQRDDYRPLPVLHLLKEDKAYSRETDKLQIGNGPTLQEEKASDNIGQQEFEQQLLQWPDLRLALLELGENPSSSLNMLSVAADTETMTFEPSNVVALAKKALSASKKAASLAEGLELELDDSLSNSLGSVDSFTLPAEEIAVAVRSTKRLERQSKRRRVQPKVVICETYSSQRKDVRRKSSEGSDPNDPLRLFLWGPETKQLLTAEEESDLIIQVQDLKRLAKVKSKLQSQFGREPTLVEWAEAMGLSCSALQAELQSGKRSREKLIHANLRMVVHIAKQYQGRGLSLQDLLQEGSMGLMKSVEKFKPQVGCRFGTYAYWWIRQTITKSILQHSRTIRLPENVYGLLSKVLDAKRSCIQEGNHYPSKEELARRVGITVEKLDKLLLSTRMPLSMQQPVWVDQDTTFQEVTPDTGIEIPDVSVAKQLMRQHVRNLLSILSPKERKIIRLRFGIEESKQNSLSEIGKMFRLSKERVRQLESRALYKLKQCLVKQGLGAYEDLLV